TACTTTGTTCTAAAGTGCAAGAACACGTTTGtacaatgtttaaaaattgatattttgGCATGTGAAATTCTCAGCAATTTTTCTATAAGGATGTTGCTCTACTGCAATTAAGAGAGAtagatgcatattttacatggctagcctaacaactatcgagggatataccacAATtgtcctcacatggcttgggttaacccagggctgtGGTAATATTCACTTGCCCATATTGAATAGCTGCTGAGGGGATAAacattaacaaacaaaaaacataacaaaattaACTGTTGAAAGATGTTGAGTGGCAAATCTTTTAATCACAGGACCTTACCCTTAGGTGCCATATAGTTTTACCGACATAAGTGGCGTTTTGGCCACTGCACCATGATTTGTAAACAACACTTAAAAGGAAAGATCTGGAAAGTTTATCCTCAAACCAAAACATGGCAGATAATCTTAAAGAAGACTTAAAAACCACCTCCCCACCCTTCTGCCCTTTCCTAAAATCCTAATCCTCCACCAACTAGACTGATAAtagattaaataaaaaacactgcTAGTTATTGCAGTAAATATATTGTTAATAATATCAACAGTTCAGTGAATATGACTTGATTGATTCAATCTGTGTGAACTAGAATGTCACAACAAAGCGTGTTCGTCCGAATAAAATTCCGACGATTAAAATTTTCGGAATGTTCCCAATAATTCCATGTGATTGTTACACGAAGCCAGTAACCAcagtataaacaaaaaattcacGATGGCGGAAGAAGATAGGCCAACCTCAGTCCTAGATAAGATTACCCGGCTCAACCTTTTAGATATAGTTTTGGAGCGTGCTAGAAATTTCAATAAGAAGGCTCTTATTCATTGTTTAATCTACGTCGGTCGCATGAACCCACAACGCCACTCTCCTCAAGATTTAATTGAACATTACGaaagaatgtttaaaaattacacTGGCCTTCTTCAGCTTGAACCAGCATCTGGATTGCTTCTTCTTTATCCAAATCACTTTGTACATGTTCTGGAGGGTCCTGAAAATGTGCTAGGCGATGTCATGGCTGATTTAAGTGAAAGCAAAGAATTAAGTTCTATCATTTCTGAAACTAAAGTACTAGTTTACATAAATGATATTCCAACACGATTGTATTCTCAGTGGTCGTCCAGGGTTTTAAATTTAGCTTCAGTGAGAATGGACGAGTCTAAAATGCAAGAGTCCATTGAAAGTATTGTTTCTGAAGCATTgactttaattttaaaacttggAGCTGAGCTTGGGAAGTACCAGAAAACACAACTAAAAACACACTTAGATCAGTTAACTACTAAGTTTCAAAACCTACTTTTGCCTCAAGACTTAATTGAATCCCTTTTGAAATCAAAGAAGTTGCTTTCTGTTCCAGACTTCAACAAGAAGTACTCATCACCACCTGCTATTACTTTAGAAAGTGAATTAGTTTGGCCAATGCGCAATCATTTTCCTAATTTGTAATGACTGCTTAAGaagacatttgtaaataaaaagagatgtaaattatatattttttgatggATGATTTTTATTTGGTAATATATGTTTCAGATGTACTAATTTTACATATACTAATAAAAAGTTAATGTATTTATGGCCTGTATGTTATGGTTTCTATCAGTTGTAATGGGTATATTATTTGCTTTGCAGGACTACTAGTTTTTGTAATGCCTTTGTGTCTTCCCTTTATTTTAAATCTATATACCTGATAAATAATTAACAGTTGCACACAGACACTATtgtaattttattgaaaacttatgTAGTACAAAAAAGTGATATAAGAGTTGTTATGCAACAAATTTTCAGAGATTAAATCTTTGCAATTATTGTGTGACAGTTACAAATATGATAAATTGACTTCATTAGAAAACAAGCCTTACTCTTGATTATTGAGAGTCATACATTCTGTGTGTAATCGCTTGTATTCAAGCATCTTAAATATAATGCCATTATCTGCAAACTCTATATACtggtattaatatttttttaaagtttatttccataggctatattttttttgatttggcaCAATAAACATTCCCACAACTGACTAATTTTCTTATAAGCaattattattatgttttcTTCTGTTTTAGTTAAAATATAGAGATATATAACGCAAAGACACAAAGTTAAGTTTTACAAAATAGCCTGGTAGCAAAATGGAAGGAATTATGAGTGAGTTGGCTTTTGATGAAGGTATTGCAATGCCTATTGCAaacgaagaaaacaaaaaattggaaATGCAGGTTAGTGTTCTTTCTTtgcgtaattttttaaaaagcaatatCAGTGTTTACACAGTATATTCTCTGATCATATACATATTTTTCCACCAACAGTATGAAAATGAAAAGGAATATCTCTCTATGGGTTTCATACTTTATTTAATATTATCAAAAAGAAACCCTATGAAGATGACACAGTATAGTTTgctataaaattatttaaacaccatcctataatattttaaaacagttATATTTCCttattattagattaaaaaatgatttacatTATATTACCATCTTATAAGAGAAAGGGACAATTGTTAtgggaaagtttaaaaaattggatAGGATTTAGtattacatttttatatatgtaGTTGAATGCGTACTATAAATGTTGAAAGCTTACTTAACGAgtaacaaaaagaaattttaccagtGAAGTTTCTATCTTTA
Above is a window of Hydractinia symbiolongicarpus strain clone_291-10 chromosome 3, HSymV2.1, whole genome shotgun sequence DNA encoding:
- the LOC130636623 gene encoding testis-expressed protein 47-like, which encodes MAEEDRPTSVLDKITRLNLLDIVLERARNFNKKALIHCLIYVGRMNPQRHSPQDLIEHYERMFKNYTGLLQLEPASGLLLLYPNHFVHVLEGPENVLGDVMADLSESKELSSIISETKVLVYINDIPTRLYSQWSSRVLNLASVRMDESKMQESIESIVSEALTLILKLGAELGKYQKTQLKTHLDQLTTKFQNLLLPQDLIESLLKSKKLLSVPDFNKKYSSPPAITLESELVWPMRNHFPNL